The Sagittula stellata E-37 sequence TGACGCCGCCGAAACCGACGCCCGCATCCATGACGTTTGTGCAGTTGACCCAGACGATGCCCGCCTGAACCTTCGCGGCAAGATCGAGCGCAAGGTTGATGTTCTCGCTCCAGATGCTCGCGGCAAGGCCGTAGCGGGTATGGTTGGCAAGTTGCACTGCCTCTTCCGGCGTGCGGAAGGTCATCGACACGGCGACGGGGCCAAAGATTTCTTCGGTCGCGGCCTCGCAGGTGGCGGGCACGTCGCGCAGGAGGGTCGGCGGATAAAAGCTGCCCGTCGTGGGCACGTCCCCCGATTGCACCAGCGTGGCGCCCGCCGCGACGGCGCGGTCCACCATACCGGCGATGCGGTCGCGCTGCGCGCCGTCGATCACCGCGCTCAGGTCGATGGTCTTGTCGAGCGATCCGCCGATGCGCAGCGTCTTCATCCGCTCGGCCAGTCGCGCGTGGAAGACGTCCGAAACGCCCTCCTGCACCAGCAGCCGAGAGCCCGCGCAGCAGACCTGCCCCTGGTTGAACCAGATGGCGTCCACGACGCCCTCGACCGCCGCATCGATGTCCGCATCCTCGCAGACGATGAAGGGCGACTTGCCGCCCAGCTCCAGCGTCAGGCTTTTGCCCTGGCCTGCTGTCGCCTCGCGGATGCGGCGCCCGACCTCGGTCGAGCCGGTGAAGGCCACCTTGTCCGCGCCCTCGTGGGCCGCGATCAGCGCGCCGGTCTCTCCGTCGCCGGTGACGATGTTCAGCACGCCCGCGGGCAGCCCCGCCGCCTGCGCCAGTTCGGCGAACAGCAGCGCGGTCAGCGGCGTCGCCTCGGCGGGCTTCAGAACCACCGCGTTCCCCAGCGCCAGGGCGGGCGCCAGTTTCCACGCCAGCATCAGGAAGGGGAAGTTCCACGGGATCACCTGACCCACGACGCCCACCGGATCGTAGCCCGCGAACTGGCTGTCCTGCAGCTGCGCCCAGCCCGCGTGGTGGTAGAAGTGTCGCGCGGCGAGCGGAATGTCGATGTCGCGCGTCTCGCGGATCGACTTGCCGTTGTCCAGCGCCTCGACCACCGCGATCAGGCGGGAATTGCGCTGGATGATCCGCGCCAGCGCATAGAGCTTCAACGCCCGTTCGTGACCGGGCAGGGCGGCCCAGCCCTTTTGCGCGCGGCGCGCCGCCTTGAAGGCCGCGTCCACATCCGCCGTCACCCCCTGAGAGACCTGCGCCAATGGGTTGCCGGTCGCGGGCTCAAGGGTGTCGAAACCCTCGGCTGGCTTGGTGAAGGCGCCGTCGATGAAATGGCCGAAGCGCGCGTCATGCGAGGCAAGCCATGCGCGCGCGGCGCTGTCGTCCTCTGTGCTGGGGGCGTAATCCATGCTGTCGAAGAAGCTCGCGACTGTCATTGGGTCATCCGATCGGGTGGCGTTGCGCGGCGCTGTAGGCGCCGGTCACGCGGTGTTCGAGTTGGCGCTCGATGTCGCCCAGAAGCGACGAGGCGCCGAAGCGGAAAAGGTCCGGCTGCACCCAGTCGAGGCCCAACTCCTCTTTCATCAGCGCAAGGTAGACAAGGGCATCCTTGGCTTTGGACACGCCACCGGCGGGCTTGTAGCCGACCTTGACGCCGGTCATCTCGCGGTACTGGCGGATCGCCCGGACCATGGTCAGCGACACCGGCAGCGTGGCGTTCACGCCCTCCTTGCCGGTCGAGGTCTTGATGAAATCGGCGCCCGCCATCATGCAGACAAGGCTGGCGCGGGCGACGTTGCGCAGGGTCTTGAGGTCGCCGGTGGCGAGGATCGCCTTGACGTGCGCGTCGCCGCAGGCGGCGCGGTAGTCGCGCATCTCGTCGTACAGCGCCTGCCAGTTGCCGGTCAGCACATGCTCTCGCGTGATGACGATGTCGATCTCCTGCGCGCCATCGGCGACAGAGGCCTCGATCTCGGCCAGCTTGGTGTGATGCGGCGCCAGACCCGCCGGAAAGCCGGTCGAGACGGCGGCGACCGGGATGCCGGTGCCCTTCAGCGCCTCGACGGCGGTCGCGACGAAGCGGTGGTAGACGCAGACCGCGCCGGTGGTGATGCCGCGATCCGCCATGCCGAGCGCGTCGAGCAGGTCGGCGCGGATCGGCTGCGCGGCCTTGCCACAGAGCCGCCGCACGCGGCCCTCGGTGTCGTCGCCATTGAGCGTGGTCAGGTCGATGCATGTCACCGCCTTCAAGAGCCACGCGCTTTGGGCATCTCCCTTGACGGCCCGGCGGCCCGGCAGACTGGCGGCGCGGCGGATGCTGGCTTCGGTGTTGACCTGCACCGCCTGCACGGCGGCCAGGTCGAGCGCCATGCCGTCGTTGCGTGGATGCGCCACCGGCGTCGATGCCGGCAGGGTGGTCACCTCTGTCTTCACGATCTTCCCTCCGATGTCTCCACGTGTCCGCTTTCCGCGAATCTCGATGGCGACTTTCGATCAGGATGCGTGGATACTGTTGTTTCCGCAACCCCATTTTGTTACGATCTTAACATTGTGAATATGCAGGTTCTGACAATGACCCAAACCGACTCCCGCGGGTTGCCCGCAAGCCGCAAGGAGGCCCGTGCATCGTGGCTTCGGGAAGCGGTCATGAATCATGGGCCTCTGCACGTCCGCGATGCAGCGGAAAGCCTGGATGTCTCCGAGATGACGGTGCGCCGCGACGTGCGCGAAAACCCGGAAATGCTGCAGTTTCTTGGGGGGCACATCGTCCTGTCGCAGGACGCGGTGCGGCGCGCGCCCTATGACCTCTCGGACGCGGCAGAGGTGCACCAGGACGCCAAGCGCGCCGCCTCCGATGCCTGCCTGTCGCTTCTGGAGCCTGAGGCCACGATCTTCGTAGACTGCGGCACAACCCTGCCGCACTTGATCCATGCCATCCCGCCAGATTGGGAAATGACAGTAATCTGTTACGCCTTGAACATCGCGGATCTGGTGGTGCGCAAGCCGAACATCAAGCTGGTCCTGCTGGGCGGCGTCTACCATCCGGCAACGGCCTCGTTCTATCCGGTGGAGGAGGACGGGACGTTCGACGCCTATGCTCTCAATCTTGCGTTCATGTCGGCGGCGGGGGTGGATACGACCCTTGGCGTGACCTGCACCACCTTCCGCGAGTCGGCGCTGAAGCGGCAGGCTATGCGGCGCGCGGCGCGTAGTGTGCTGGTCACCGACCGGTCGAAGTTCGGGACGGTCCGCCCGGCTCGGTTCGCCGGACTCGGGGACTTCTCCTACGTGGCCACGGAAGACGGATTGATCCCGCCGTCCGAGATTGCCGTGGACGGGTCACGCCTCGACCGGAGCTGAGGAAGCGCCACCATTGACCAGCAGGCATGAAAAAAGCCCCGGGCGTTGACCCGGGGCTTCGTTGGGCTCAGCCGTATCAGTCGGCGCGGTGCCAGTCCGCGATGTTCCAGATCTGGCTGTCCCAGCTGTTCATCCGAACACCTTCCAGTGTCTTGGCCTTGCCTGAGATGATACTGCGGTGGATCAGGGGAATGATCGTGTAGGACTCGATCAGCATGTCGTTCATCTCACGCGCGATGCGTCCGCGGTCCTCCAGCGAAGCGGCGGTGCGGAACTCCGCGATCAGAGCCTCGTAATCATCGGAGCAGAAGCGCTGGATGTTGTTGCCCTGCCACTGGGTTTCGGGGCTGGGGATGTTGGCGCAGCTCCAGTTGCCCAGGAACGCCTCCGGGTCTTGGCCCTTGGAGTTGTCGGTGTACATCTGCACGTCGGCGTAAAACTTCTGCCGGGTGTCGGGGGAACCCGGGTCGCCGCCGAAAAAGACGGACGCGTCGATGTTGCGCAGTTCGGTCTCGACGCCGAGCTCGCCCCACCACGACTTGATGAGCGACTGGCTGTCCTGGCGCACGCCGTTGGTCGACGTCTGGTAGAGGATCGACAGCTTCTGACCGTCCTTGTCGCGCACGCCGTCGCCGTCCGTGTCTGTCCAGCCGGCTTCGTCCAAAAGAGCTTTTGCAGCCTCGATGTCCTGTGTGACGCAATCGTCATGCGCGTCGGACTTGTAGAGGTCGGGCGCGGGCACGACTGCGCAGCCGGGAATACCGGAATCGCCGTACAGGTTCTCTGCGATCAACGGACGGTCGATGGCCATCGAAAGGGCCTGACCGACGCGCGGGTCTGTCAGGAAGGGGTGCGGGCCGCCTGCGACGGTAGAGCGGGCATCCTCGAGATCCGGGCTCGGGTCGGTCTGATTGAGGAACAGGAATTCGACTGCCGAGCCGTTGCTGGTGATCACCTCTCCGGGACCGCCGCTCATGGAGGCGAGCACGTCGGGTGCAAGCTGAAGGTTCCAGGCGTAGTCGACTTCGCCGGTCTGAAGCACCGCGCGCGCAGAGGCGTTCGGATCGCCGCCGCCCTTGATCGTGACATGCGAGAAGGCGGGCTTGTCGGCGTCGCGGTATTCAGGGTTCATCGAGTAGGTGATGATGTCGTTGGCGCGGAAATCCTCGACCACATAGGGGCCAGTGCCGATGGGATGGGTGTTCTCCTCGGTGCATTGCGAGACGCGCACCCCTGTGCAGTTTTCGAACTGTGCGCGCTGAAGGATGGGAGACTCGGAACTGACGAAGGCGGAATAGGGGTAGGGTTTCGGTTCGGTGAAGCGGACCTCGATGGTGCTGTCGTCGATCGCGACGACCTCTGCCACGCCGTCGAACTGTTGAAGGGCGGCGCAACCGCTCTCTTCGTCGACGCAGTATTGCCACGTGAACACCGCATCGGCAGAGGTCACCGGTGTGCCGTCGGACCACTTCAGACCATCGCGCAGCGTCCACGTGATCGAGGTCAGATCCTCGGACACGCCACCGTTCTCGACCGTCGGGATCTCGCTGGCGAGGATCGGCACCAATTCACCGGTTTCCGAGAATCGAGCCAGCGGTTCCAATACCAGCGAGGCGGCCTCCACTTCCTTGGCAATGCCCGAAAGGTAGGGGTTCATTGAAGACGCAGCCTGCCAATAAAGGATGCGCAGCTCTCCGTCGCTGCCGCGTTCGGCGCTGGCGGTGATTGGCAACAGCGCAAGCGCGGTTCCCAATAGGGTCGAAAGGGTCTTCATCAAGCTCTCCTGTCGGTGTCGGGACGTTTGAACCCAGTGGCGGGGGTGCCCCTCATGTCATGTATTATATGTTGCGAGAGCGTGAATCTTCAGTCAAGATGTAATAAACAGTACATGCCAGTAGATGACAGAATCCGGAACGCGACGATGACTTCTTCACAGGACCTCCTGGCGCGTTTGCGCAACGGTGCCCAGTCGGGCGCGGAACGCAAGGTCGCAGCCGCTCTGTCAGAAACGTTCCCGACCGGCGCGCTCGGAACGGTGGAGGTGCTGGCCAACCGCGCAGGCGTCAGTGGGCCGACCGTTCTGCGCTATGTCAACAAGCTGGGCTTTTCGCGCTTCGCCGATTTCCAGGCGGCCGTGATGCAGGAACTCGACCGGCAACTGGGGTCTCCGGCGGTGCAGATGGCGACCCCTTCGGAACCGCAGGACGGCGGCGAGCACCTCTATCGCAGGACGCTTCTGATGCAGGCCGAGGCGTTGCGCCGTGTTGCGGACCGTGCCGTCCCGGCGGAGTTCGACCGCATCGTCGATCTGCTGACCGACCCGAAGCTGACAATCCGCGCGCTCGGCGGCCGCTACAGCCGCAACCTCGCGCAGCGACTGGTGTTGCACCTGGGGCAGGTGCGCACGCAGGTCTCACTGATTGAGCGACCGCTTGGGTTCGCCTTCGACCCGCTGGTCGACATCGGACCGAGGGATCTGTTGGTTGTCTTCGATTATCGCCGATACCAGCAGGACTTGATGGCCTTCGCAAAGGCTGCGTGGGGGCAGGGGGCGCGGATTGTGTTGCTGACCGATCTGTCACGCTCGCCCGTGGCAGAACTGGCTGAGGCGGTACTTATCTCGCCGGATGAGTCCCCCTCGCCATTCGCTTCGAGGGTGGTGGCGACGGCGCAGGTGGAGGCGCTGGTTGCCGCAGTCGTGGCGCGCGACCGGGATGCGGCGCGCCGGCGGCTGGAACGGATCGAAGCGCTGCGCAGGGATGGACAAGGCGATGCGTGAGCCGTTCGAGATCCTGAACCGCGAGGGCGGTTTTCCCGGTCTGATCGTCGTGGACCACGCTGGGACCGAGGAGCCAGAAGGGCATGCACTGGGACTGGCACCCGAATGGCACGAGACGCATCACTTCTACGATATCGGGGTCGAGCCGATGGCCCGGATGCTTGCCGACCGGCTGGAGGCGCCGGTCATCCTCGGCACGGTCAGCCGGCTTGTGCTGGACCTCAACCGCTGGATTGCCGATCCGCGCTCGATCTTGCGGGCGGTCGAGGACGTGCCGATCCCCGGGAACGTTCTGTCGGACGAGGGGCGCGCCTCACGGCAGGATGGCATCTTCTGGCCGTATCATATCGCTTTGGACCTGCTGTGGCAGAAGGTGCAGGCGCGTCATGCGGATCCGGTCTTTCTCGCCCTGCACACCTGCACGCGGCACATGGACGGGCAGCGCAGGCCCTGGGATGCCGGTACGATCTGGAATGAATCCCCCGCGCTCTCTCAGGCTTTGCTGTCCGGCCTGGACGGCTGTGGCGTGCTGGGCGACAACCAGCCTTACTCCGGCCGTGGTGGCATCTATTCCGTCGACCGACATACTTGGGGCACGGGGTTTCGGGCGTGCGGACTGGAAGTGTCCAACGACCTGGTCGAGACCCGCGCGGGGCAGGCGGCATGGGCCGATCACCTTGCCCGTGCCTTGCAACGGACAGTCCCGACGAGCGCCCGCACATGACCCTGACAACCGACACACCCTATGCCCTGAGCGCGCCGCCAGCCTCCTTGTCGGAACCTTTGGAGGGCAGTCTGAAGGTGGACATCGCCCTGGTCGGCGCCGGGTTCAGTGGCGCGATAGCGGCGCTCATGCTGGCGCGGCGCGGTGTTTCAGTGGCCTTGATAGAGGCGGCGGAGGTCGGCCACGGCGGATCCGGGCGCAACCACGGGCAGTGCATTCCTGTTTTCGGCTACCTGGACGAAAAAACCTTGCCACCCGAAGGCTTTGTGCTGCTGCGCGATTCCGGGCGCAAGGTCTTCAAGACCATCGAAGAACTGGGGATCGCGTGCGAACCGGTGCAGAAGGGATGGCTGAACGCCGCCCACGATGCCGCTGGGTTGGAGCGTGCCCGTGCAGCCCACGCGAAATACGCAGGCCTCGGAAAGGCGGGGGCGTTCCTCGGACCGGACGAGGTGGAGGCGTTGAGCGGCGTCCGCGGCTATCTCGGCGGCTGGGTACATCGTGACGGCGGTCATCTGAACCCTCTGGCTTACGTGCGTGGCCTTGCCGGGGCCGCACAGGCGGCAGGCGCGGCGCTGCACGTGCGCACACCTCTGACGGCTATCTCGCGGCAGGGCGGCCGGTGGCTGCTGAAGACGCCTCGTGGCGACATCTCGGCCCGCGCGGTGGGCCTGACGGTCAACGCATACGGGGACGCTGCGATCCCGCCGCGCCTGAGGCGGAGCCTCGTGCCCATGCGCTCCTACGCCATTGCGTCGGCCCCCCTAAAGCCCGACCAGCGCCGTGCCGTGCTGCCCGGCGGCGTGAATTTCAGCGACACCCGGCGCGATCCCATGTTCTTCCGCGTCGACGAGAGTGGCCGCATCATAACCGGTGGGCTGGTCGAACTGCGGCGCGGGCGGCTTGGTGGACCAACCGTGGCGCAGGCGGGCAGGCGGCTGGCGCGGCTCTACCCGGAACTCGAAGGGCTGGGGTTCACCCATCACTGGTCGGGCATGGTGGGTATCTCGGCCAGACAGCGGCCGGCGATCTTCGAGATCAATGAGGGCCTTTGGGCGTTGGCCGGGTATTCGGGCAGGGGTGTACCGACGACGATGGCGCTTGGGCGCGCACTGGCCGCGACGCTTGTGGATCGGGCCGAGGGCGCCCGGCTCTGGCCGCATGATGCGCCTGGGCGTATCCCGGCCGCCGCGCTGATCGGTTTCGGTGTGCAAAGCTTGCGGGGACCGCTGAACAAACTGCGTGACAGGGTCTAGGTCAGTCGGTTCCGTACCGGCGCGCGGTAGAGTTCCGGCTGCACCTGCTCGATGACCGGCTTTCCATCCTCGCCCAGCAAGGCAAATGCGCGCCGCACAAGCATCTTGTGCCGTTGGCGCATCATGTGCACCGGAAACCGCAGCAACTGCCCTAAGGGTTCGTAGTCGAAGCACCCGAAGGCGCAGGCGTCCAGTTCGTGTTCGGGCAGGGTGGCGAGGAAGCGCAGCACGCCCTCGAATACCGAATCGGAATTGATGAACAGGCCGCGCGGCAAACCCCCGAGGCGTGCGTAGAGCGCGGCGATCGTCTCTGTCGCCGCATCGATGTCGTAGGTCTCGGCGATGATCTGAGAAGGGGCGAC is a genomic window containing:
- a CDS encoding aldehyde dehydrogenase family protein, translating into MTVASFFDSMDYAPSTEDDSAARAWLASHDARFGHFIDGAFTKPAEGFDTLEPATGNPLAQVSQGVTADVDAAFKAARRAQKGWAALPGHERALKLYALARIIQRNSRLIAVVEALDNGKSIRETRDIDIPLAARHFYHHAGWAQLQDSQFAGYDPVGVVGQVIPWNFPFLMLAWKLAPALALGNAVVLKPAEATPLTALLFAELAQAAGLPAGVLNIVTGDGETGALIAAHEGADKVAFTGSTEVGRRIREATAGQGKSLTLELGGKSPFIVCEDADIDAAVEGVVDAIWFNQGQVCCAGSRLLVQEGVSDVFHARLAERMKTLRIGGSLDKTIDLSAVIDGAQRDRIAGMVDRAVAAGATLVQSGDVPTTGSFYPPTLLRDVPATCEAATEEIFGPVAVSMTFRTPEEAVQLANHTRYGLAASIWSENINLALDLAAKVQAGIVWVNCTNVMDAGVGFGGVKESGFGREGGREGCYDYLKPRAFAKVSERKAASPMAAKGFSLDPVDRTAKFYIGGKQARPDGGNARAVVGAKGAVLGEVGEGNRKDIRNAVEAARGAKSWGGKTQHNRAQVLYYMGENLSARAEEFAERISAQTGAKTDKARAEVAASVSRLFSYGAWADKVEGTVHMPPMKGLALAVPEPIGVAGVICPEESPLLGFVSAVAPLIATGNRVVAVASEAHPLSATDFYQVLETSDLPGGVLNIVTGSTETLGRELAKHNDVDVLWAFTTPALSAEIERLSVGNLKRVFTDHGRAWDWTSPEAEGEHFIRQATQVKNIWVPYGE
- the deoC gene encoding deoxyribose-phosphate aldolase; the protein is MKTEVTTLPASTPVAHPRNDGMALDLAAVQAVQVNTEASIRRAASLPGRRAVKGDAQSAWLLKAVTCIDLTTLNGDDTEGRVRRLCGKAAQPIRADLLDALGMADRGITTGAVCVYHRFVATAVEALKGTGIPVAAVSTGFPAGLAPHHTKLAEIEASVADGAQEIDIVITREHVLTGNWQALYDEMRDYRAACGDAHVKAILATGDLKTLRNVARASLVCMMAGADFIKTSTGKEGVNATLPVSLTMVRAIRQYREMTGVKVGYKPAGGVSKAKDALVYLALMKEELGLDWVQPDLFRFGASSLLGDIERQLEHRVTGAYSAAQRHPIG
- a CDS encoding DeoR family transcriptional regulator gives rise to the protein MNHGPLHVRDAAESLDVSEMTVRRDVRENPEMLQFLGGHIVLSQDAVRRAPYDLSDAAEVHQDAKRAASDACLSLLEPEATIFVDCGTTLPHLIHAIPPDWEMTVICYALNIADLVVRKPNIKLVLLGGVYHPATASFYPVEEDGTFDAYALNLAFMSAAGVDTTLGVTCTTFRESALKRQAMRRAARSVLVTDRSKFGTVRPARFAGLGDFSYVATEDGLIPPSEIAVDGSRLDRS
- a CDS encoding peptide ABC transporter substrate-binding protein, which gives rise to MKTLSTLLGTALALLPITASAERGSDGELRILYWQAASSMNPYLSGIAKEVEAASLVLEPLARFSETGELVPILASEIPTVENGGVSEDLTSITWTLRDGLKWSDGTPVTSADAVFTWQYCVDEESGCAALQQFDGVAEVVAIDDSTIEVRFTEPKPYPYSAFVSSESPILQRAQFENCTGVRVSQCTEENTHPIGTGPYVVEDFRANDIITYSMNPEYRDADKPAFSHVTIKGGGDPNASARAVLQTGEVDYAWNLQLAPDVLASMSGGPGEVITSNGSAVEFLFLNQTDPSPDLEDARSTVAGGPHPFLTDPRVGQALSMAIDRPLIAENLYGDSGIPGCAVVPAPDLYKSDAHDDCVTQDIEAAKALLDEAGWTDTDGDGVRDKDGQKLSILYQTSTNGVRQDSQSLIKSWWGELGVETELRNIDASVFFGGDPGSPDTRQKFYADVQMYTDNSKGQDPEAFLGNWSCANIPSPETQWQGNNIQRFCSDDYEALIAEFRTAASLEDRGRIAREMNDMLIESYTIIPLIHRSIISGKAKTLEGVRMNSWDSQIWNIADWHRAD
- a CDS encoding MurR/RpiR family transcriptional regulator, producing the protein MTSSQDLLARLRNGAQSGAERKVAAALSETFPTGALGTVEVLANRAGVSGPTVLRYVNKLGFSRFADFQAAVMQELDRQLGSPAVQMATPSEPQDGGEHLYRRTLLMQAEALRRVADRAVPAEFDRIVDLLTDPKLTIRALGGRYSRNLAQRLVLHLGQVRTQVSLIERPLGFAFDPLVDIGPRDLLVVFDYRRYQQDLMAFAKAAWGQGARIVLLTDLSRSPVAELAEAVLISPDESPSPFASRVVATAQVEALVAAVVARDRDAARRRLERIEALRRDGQGDA
- a CDS encoding N-formylglutamate amidohydrolase; protein product: MREPFEILNREGGFPGLIVVDHAGTEEPEGHALGLAPEWHETHHFYDIGVEPMARMLADRLEAPVILGTVSRLVLDLNRWIADPRSILRAVEDVPIPGNVLSDEGRASRQDGIFWPYHIALDLLWQKVQARHADPVFLALHTCTRHMDGQRRPWDAGTIWNESPALSQALLSGLDGCGVLGDNQPYSGRGGIYSVDRHTWGTGFRACGLEVSNDLVETRAGQAAWADHLARALQRTVPTSART
- a CDS encoding NAD(P)/FAD-dependent oxidoreductase: MTLTTDTPYALSAPPASLSEPLEGSLKVDIALVGAGFSGAIAALMLARRGVSVALIEAAEVGHGGSGRNHGQCIPVFGYLDEKTLPPEGFVLLRDSGRKVFKTIEELGIACEPVQKGWLNAAHDAAGLERARAAHAKYAGLGKAGAFLGPDEVEALSGVRGYLGGWVHRDGGHLNPLAYVRGLAGAAQAAGAALHVRTPLTAISRQGGRWLLKTPRGDISARAVGLTVNAYGDAAIPPRLRRSLVPMRSYAIASAPLKPDQRRAVLPGGVNFSDTRRDPMFFRVDESGRIITGGLVELRRGRLGGPTVAQAGRRLARLYPELEGLGFTHHWSGMVGISARQRPAIFEINEGLWALAGYSGRGVPTTMALGRALAATLVDRAEGARLWPHDAPGRIPAAALIGFGVQSLRGPLNKLRDRV